In Glandiceps talaboti chromosome 4, keGlaTala1.1, whole genome shotgun sequence, a single window of DNA contains:
- the LOC144433760 gene encoding uncharacterized protein LOC144433760 — protein sequence MAILFTENHTLISILFIFTVLTLLKDAVIVRGNSDFENIIGDALSCYKCAGHDDSSISACMNDPEKFAEQERCPDEVANVTVFPSCHKTKQTAAGKVTSFTRGCLYHYNCSEIMSCENINQTGVCTSCCDDNRLCNAASSVQHQWFVMATSTILSFGVIMLLPIRQR from the exons ATGGCGATACTGTTTACAGAGAACCATACACTCATCTCTATTCTCTTCATCTTCACAGTTTTGACATTACTAAAAG ACGCTGTGATCGTCAGAGGAAATTcagattttgaaaatattataggAGATGCACTGAGTTGTTATAAATGTGCTGGGCACGACGATTCTTCAATTTCTGCTTGTATGAACGATCCGGAAAAATTTGCAGAACAAGAACGATGCCCCGATGAAGTTGCCAATGTGACAGTGTTCCCGTCTTGTCAT aAAACTAAACAGACTGCAGCCGGAAAAGTGACCAGCTTTACAAGGGGTTGTCTGTATCATTATAATTGTTCCGAGATTATGAGTTGTGAAAATATCAACCAAACCGGAGTATGCACCTCATGCTGCGATGATAACAGACTGTGTAATGCCGCGTCATCAGTGCAGCATCAATGGTTCGTCATGGCAACGTCTACAATTCTCTCTTTTGGGGTGATCATGCTGCTCCCGATACGTCAACGATGA